The Musa acuminata AAA Group cultivar baxijiao chromosome BXJ3-6, Cavendish_Baxijiao_AAA, whole genome shotgun sequence region TGTCTTGGGTTGCGAAAATACTGCCTTTTTACATAGTTCAATGATGGCAAAAGATCCATTTAACCGATTCTAAACACTTGGAAATTTTGTTGTTATCCATGTCAACAAGCCATATTGTCTTTCCAGAAAAAGAAGCTAGTGTGAACAGAGAAGAATGGAACAAATGAAACTGTGCTACATTGTGCGTAGAGATTCGCTTAATGGATCTCTCATTACCTAAGCTATTATTATTTTGCTGGATCTTTGTTTAATTTTTAGGTTTGAATGAAAATTATCTAAGATAGTTATAACTAGCCATGCTTTATAAATTGGAGTGTTGGGCAAGTATGAGTAACATGTTAAAAAATTTAGCGTTGACGAGATGTAAATGTATAAATGAATGTATGTGATTaatagaaaagagagaaaaataaattttatcattcgCCAACAATTATGCTGGCCTAATTAGAGGATAAAATGAAAGAACTGTTCTAGTTAGATAAAATGGGTTGATCAGAACTTGTGGTGCGAAGAAAGCTAAGGTTGAGTTGGCAATGAGGTTGACCTAACAAAAGTTTTCTAGAGTTTAGGTGAATTAGATATATTGCATTTCACTGAGTAAATGATGGAAAAAGTAGCTGATTGTCGTTATCATACTTATTATCAATTTCTGTCGTAATATCATAtagtaattttaaaaactttCATGATTCATCTTTATCTCCTGAGTTTAGAATCTTTTGGAGAATTTGTTTTTCACAAGTGCGCAGTTGTGAGATTTGACTGACAAATAAGTGTGCAGTTGTCTTAGCAATATAAACTTACAGTATGTTCATTGTAAAAGATAATCTGTTTTTAGTGTTCATGCTATTTCTTTCCATTGTCTTACCACTTCTATGGAATGCTGTTTATAGACATAATATATGAGACGTGTGGCATATTTTAGCTAGTTGCTATGCTTTGTTGTCGGCAGGCATTTTGATGATGGAATCTGATTTTCTAACAGGTTGATGTGTTATCGTTCTGTGATACCTCAGCTGAGTTGGTGCGAGGTGGAAATAAGGTGACATGGAATTCTGTCAGATTAGTTGGTGTGGAATGTCTCTTATGGAGTCTTTCATGGTATCATGCTGCCATGTGTACGTATGTGTATCGATTGTCATGCTATAAAACAATTTCAGAACTGATTATGTTTTGAACAGCGGAGTTGCATAGCTTCTATAATGAATCGGCAGCATGTTGGACTGAGCCAATTCTTTGACAATTTAAGACAGTAATGTTACCCTCAACATAGCTTAGTGGTGGGTAAAGATTCGTGCAACTGACTTAAAACAGTTGTGACCTTATGGCTCCTTCCTCTTGTTATTTAATTCAGAAACAGATGAGACTGGTTGGTCTCTACCAGAAAAACTGGGAACTGGGCCCCTTGTTTTAGAACATTGGTGCTGGCCTCAATATAACTCCGTGGTGGGAAAGATCCATGCAGCGTGCCCTTGGTAATTGTGATCTTACAGTTTGTCATTGTTATTGATGGTGTATCTGGTGAACAATGGTATTGGTATTCCTATCATGGCTTGATAAATTCCATTTCTTCTCTTATAATTTTGCTGTTTTCTTTTTGTAtctcattattttttttcttgttttggttTGCTCAGTTATTGAATTAGGGATCTCATATCGGGGTTTCGAATAGCTTTAAGAATTGATTGTAGTCAACTTGATTGCCTAGTGACTTTTCCTAACAATTTAATGGCACAAAAAGGCTTGAGAGTATACTCCATGGAATATGTTCAACCtgataatttgatatttataGTGAAATTTACCTTTTGTTTtggttattattgttatttttaatTGATATTATTGAGGAATAATGAATGTGTGGTTGATGGTCGCTTAGTATTACGATCCATGTTCAAATTATGTTATATATAGTATTATTGTTTATATGAATATAATATTCTTTCAAATATATTTGTTAAGTCTGTAATATGATCAATTGTTCCAGTGGATCAACCAGTGATCCGAGGAAGTTTGGACGCTTAGatgattatttatttctgctaactACTTTTCTAATTTATCTGCTGCCTTTATGTAATGATTCATTATCTATTCACTGTATTCTTATTATGTTAAACATCCCACCACTTGGAACATCACAGGAGTGGTTCGGACACCAGGATACATCTTGATGATcgagatggtgatgatgatgcttATGATAGATAGCATTATTAGGTGATTCAATTTTGTAGTCCTCCGCACAGGTTATTTGAGTTGAGTGCTGTTCACGCAAATCCTTGACGAATCCCTTTTGGCCCAATTTCCAAGTATAACCACCCAGGAAGTGGAACTTGTATACGATTGGTCAATTCATCTAAGAAGAGATTGGCAGTCACAACAGTCTTGTCTTGAACTTGCTACTTTCAAGAAATTAGAAGGATGGGAAAGAAAGCCATAGTTCTATTTCCTCATCAAACACAATAATTCAAGAATTAACAAGAGAAGCTCCCAACAACAACTTAGcaaaggaaaagaagagaaataGAACACAAATAGAAAGGATGGTCGAGAGTTCAGCATCCGTCTAAAACTCACCCGCTCTGAAGTGCAAACAGAAATTTGTAAATAAGAACATGTTCCTTCTTGAAAAAACACGGAAAACAGAATCACAATGCCAAAAGATGTAAGAAAACGGCGAAATATTGCTCCAAGAATCGGCATGAAACAACAGATGGATGATTAacaaaaaggtcagaatctttcTTGAAGAACCATAGAACAAGAATCACGCCGCCCGCCCACCCGCCAAGAGATCGAGGAAAACGATCGTAATTAGCTTCAAGAACCGACAACTATtgaccaaaacaaaaaaaatcataacacGATCAGAATTCCTTGTTGGAAAACCACGGAAAATGAATGACGTTACCAAAGATCGATGAGAACGAAGATATTTGGACTGGAGAATCAGCAACAAACAACAAATCAGAATCTCTTTTCGAATAACCAAGAAGCAAATAATCACGCCACCGAAGGATTAGAAGACATACATATTAAGCTTCAAGAACCGACAACAACGACCATAAGAAACAGAACGCGATCAGAATTCCTTCTTGGAAACCCACGAAAAAAGAATCAGGCTGACAAAGATCGACGAAAACAATGATACATGGCTTCAAGAACAGGATCTGGCAAAAGCGTGCTCGAAGATTAGAAAGAAAGAGTAGATATCAGAATCATCATTACCTTTATGTTCGATCGCCGTCTCTCTTTGGCGCTCCCGAATTTTCTTCGATCACCGTGAGCGAGCGAGAGAAAGAGGGAAACTGAAGCCAGGATGGGCCGTTCGAATCGTTATGTATCATATGTATATTAAGCTTATATATATacacgcgagagagagagagcgcgcgcgCCCCATAAGGCGAAGCTTCCAGAAGTGCGGACGCCAACGAGTATTTTAATTCAGCTAAATCGTTCTTGGTACTAGCCTAAAACAGACTCGAGATTACCATTTGGCCCATGGAAGACCATGGGCCACATTGACCATTGATGCTCATATATTAGTGTAGATCACCCACgccatttaattatttttcttacggACTATAGACATACGCAATTTTCTAATCGAACGATGCATCAAACATCTTAATACTAAGTTTTACATCATGAGTCCAAAAGACAAACATAAGTTTTACATCAAGTGATAGATAAATTCAAAATAAGACAAAAGCAATAAATGATGTGGCACAGGAACTGGTTTcattagaaataaataaataagcagCTAAAGTTGCTGAAATTATTGTTCCCCGTAGGAAGATGTATTAATTCAAGGGTCATTTTGCATACTGATGGAGCATCTAGGAAGACCATGAAGTTTCTTCAATACCCCCATTAATTTACAAAGTTGCCTCAAGAAAAAGCCTTATTTTACTCACCAGAAATAGGAGAGTAGGCAAAAAATTTAAACTGGCACTTCTCTTGCAAATAACTTTTTGACCTGTCCATAAATGATGAAAATGAATTAAAAATCTTGGGTCAAAACAGAAATTTATGAAAGCCGGATGATATATACTTAAAAGAAATTTATGTTTAAGATATTGGACAACTGCAGCCTATCTTGAAAATGCAGGTTACCTTCATGCCCAGCACTCGACACTTCAAAGAAAATCATTTCTGGAACAATCAGTTGTTTGAATGTATGACATTGATATATGCATTTAAGTTGGTGTACAGAAAACTGCCAGATGAAGATAGCAGCACAAAACATAAAATGTAGAAGATGGGCAACTGTAATTACCTGCTCCAATGTCAAGAACATGATCACATTCCATGATCCGAGCCGACCAAAATTTGGAAGGAAACCTTTGTAAAAAGCTAAAGGCCCCTAGAAAAAAGATCATGTTTCATTTCAGTTGCGCTTGTTATAATACTTGCGACCAATCATGTTGTGAAAATAAAGGACAAAGATTAGAGTGGAAAAGATCTCTGTTTCTCTCTCAATTGATTTGTTGGACAAAAGTTTTACAGTATACTGAGAAGACTTGATCGATGAACCATGCATAACTCTCAGATAACAGAAATAATACaacataaatttcctattaaaacagataaataaaatataaaaaaatcaatcaGAAGCTTTTGAATTGTCAAATTCCAGAAAAGAAAACACACCATGTCTATATACGTTTTAGGCACAGGTTGATTGCTGAAGGTATGACAGAAAGAAAAGTTGAAGTAGGTGAATGATATTCACTAAAAAAACCAGGTAGTTTTGCAGAAACTACAAAagataatcatgatatatatacTACCTCAACCAACCATAATGATTGTGGATTTTTCATCCAATATAATTTATTGCATTTGCAATGGAGAGAATAGCTAAAAGCCCTATTGCCAATACATCTTGAATGGCTAACTagaatatataatgatgattaTGTTTCCATCTTCAGTTCTCTTGTCACTCGTGTCCAGACAACATACTATACCTAAAGTCAGATGATTCTAATGTATGGCTTATGAGCAGTAAACATAAATTgatgaaaagagaaaagagagaagtaAACATGAATAGTAAGGGTAGTAGTAGCTCCGTATATTATGTTTAACTAGAGAATTTAGCTTCAAAAGTATCAATTTTTCAAGAATTTGCCAACAGTTCAAAAATACAAGTATAGAAATCAGGATCCGAAAAGCACAATAAGCAGCCCATTTAATGTGTCAGACCAGTTTAGCGTTAGCTTTGCACAGTAGCCTGAtatgatataataatatatttattatgttcCAGTTCACATAACCTCATACCACATTGGCTGCAACAATATCTATATAAAAGCTATTACTCTCACTTTTAACTAAGATACTTGGCTACTCATTAGCACAGATAATCATTTATGATATATCTCCTAGTTCTTAAAGCAGCATGGCGTCAGAAAGCATGGTAGTAAAAACACTTGACCATCCATGCAGCTCCGAACAATCTATTCCTAGAATATTGTCCCACAACAATCATCTAAGTAACAAGAAAATAAACCATGTAGGGAAAAAGGGGCAAGGAAAGATGTTTGACTAAATGTGACAAAGAGATGCAATAGGCACTCAGCATACTTCATTTTTCATTGTCTTCACAAAACAATCAAGTGTGCTTTTGTAGGCTGAATCTCCCATCATTCTTGACTTCACCTAAAAAAAGCAATTTCCAGAATGTCAGCTTGATAGAAGGCCCAAATATATATTTGTAAGTTGTACACATTGATTacatatattaatataaaatttaaaattagataATCTTTATTCTGCAGCCACCTAATAAGCATACAACAATAGCAAGCCAAGCCAGTTATATAGTATATTAGTATAACAGtggcaaaaaatatatatatcagaatTTTTTTAATCTGCTTATCTATCTATCTGATGGTTGTTTTGCTTCTGTTAAGCTGAAAACAATTTTCATTGTCAATCTGTCATTCATATGATGAGACAGTTAGAAGGAAATATGGAGAAAAGTAAGCAGTGGGGAGATTAAGGTTTAACAACTGCTATCTGTAAAAGCATCCATTTCAACTGAATTTACGTGCAGAAGGACCAACATACCATTGTAGTGTAGGAAATACAGAATAATGGAGATATCAAGAATAAACttattatatatgtatgtttgtgtgtgtgtgcacgTGTGTTGGATAATGTCAAAGATATATGTTACCAAACAACAGCAGACTTTTCAGAACGAAGCCAAAGAAACACTTCCACCAAAGGGAACTGGGAAAAAAGTTCATGTATGCACTTCCAATGTGTAATATTACCATGTTATTATAGGTCCCCCAGATACATCTGTTTAACCAAGATGAAGTTAAGGTTAAATTGAAGCTTTTAATATGAACTACAATACAGAACAGCTATCGCAGTCCTCATATTCCTCCAGTTCAACACTAAGCCTTGTTATAAGTCATAATGGTGAGTTCTTTCGGGTAGATTTTGGAGAATCTAAGATCTCACACAAATTCTCTAAAAACTGGAACTGATCAACCAACTGTTTGTTACAGACACATCATTGCATTAATGGAACAAGCAGGATAAGATGATAAGTAATTTATCAAGAAACTCACCACATCAACAGGAGAACCAATACAAACAGCAAAAAAACCAGCACCCAGACCAGACAAAAGATGAGTAAAAACATTATCTGTGAATCCAGGGATTTTCAGAATTGTCTGCATAAATGGAAGCTTGGTGATGTTAAAAGAGAACAGAAACATAAGAATAACAATGAGCACTTTGTAGTGAGATTTTGGGTAACCTGTTTGACTTGATCGTAACTAGCCAACTCAGCAGCATTTATAATTGCATTACGTGCAACATTAGGACCAATACCAGTCCAGAGAGCCCCAAGTCCTTCCTAGATAATAAAATAAGGAAGATTCAGCATGCAGATTACTTGAAATATTAAGTATTAGTTTTTTGAGTGATAACCTGTCTGACTACTGTGGAGTAAGCATTCAATGCTCCTGAATACCGTCTTGGTACACCAGGTGGAAGCTTCCCTTCCGCTTGAAGTCGTACTTTCACTAGATCAGTTGGATTTGCCACAGTAATCGCCAAGGCACCTACGTGAATTGTAAAAAATTTATAGTATCTAGCTTTCAAGAAATGAACTGGAGCAATTTTATCTTCTGGCACTAGCTATGCAGCACCAGATTGTTCAAAACAACAAAACATGAAAAGGAATCTCTGTTCTTTTATTAGCACTTCCGCACTTAAACACACCAGTTGTAAGACCAGCGAGAATTTTCTTGGACAAAGGAATATCTCCCACAAAATTTTCACCAACATAGAAGGACTTTACCTGTGAAAAAAGGCAAGACATAACTTCACATTATATGAGAAATATCAAGAGCGAATGCATGAGTTATATACTAACAAAGGACTTTGAAACTTACCGGCTCATACAACCCAATCCGCAAACCTCCAAAAAGACATTGGCGATGCAAACCAGGCACGATGCCTTTCCAAAGTGCTGTCATTCCTTCCTCCCTTGCGATGGTTGCAACAGTTCCTAGCATTCCTCTGTACTTTGGCATGGCCATGGCATCTGTAGCTGCTTTCTTCTGCAGCTGAAGCCTCACTTTTGCAGTGTCAAGAGGGATCGTGCACAGCTGCAACAGATACAAAACGAATACGGAATATGAGAAAGGGCAATTGGCCACATAATTAAAAACCCCCTATTTATCCTGGTCGTAAATAAAAATGTTTGCTTGTTTCTTCTACTGCAAAGGCTTCTTCCCTCGCAAGCATTCGTGACTACATTTGTTTCCCTCCTTCTATCTATTTCTTTAGATAACGAAGAAAAATAGTAATTAAAGGAGTTTGATATATCTTGACACTGTCTATGCAACTGTGATCCAAATCAAGTATAAGCTCACAGAATGAACTTAGTAATGTACTTGGAACCAAGACAGTAAGATCGTATTATAATCTATTGCGCAAAAGTATCCAGAAACCCTCGCTTCTCGATGTTGTCGCTACTTTCAAGAAAGGAACAATGTTAAAGATCACGCCTATTAGCAAAACGATTCCGAGAACAAAAGGTAAGAAGCAAATAGCAAGACATTGGTAAGCAACGGAAGGAGCGAGTGATCGCGGGTACCTCAGCGAAGCAGGCGGCGATGGCGCTGCTGGCGAACCTTCCGGCGAAGGAGATCTCCGTCTTGGTGCGGTGATCGGCCATGGCCAC contains the following coding sequences:
- the LOC135641063 gene encoding mitochondrial uncoupling protein 1-like isoform X1, with product MADHRTKTEISFAGRFASSAIAACFAELCTIPLDTAKVRLQLQKKAATDAMAMPKYRGMLGTVATIAREEGMTALWKGIVPGLHRQCLFGGLRIGLYEPVKSFYVGENFVGDIPLSKKILAGLTTGALAITVANPTDLVKVRLQAEGKLPPGVPRRYSGALNAYSTVVRQEGLGALWTGIGPNVARNAIINAAELASYDQVKQTILKIPGFTDNVFTHLLSGLGAGFFAVCIGSPVDVVKSRMMGDSAYKSTLDCFVKTMKNEGPLAFYKGFLPNFGRLGSWNVIMFLTLEQVKKLFAREVPV
- the LOC135641063 gene encoding mitochondrial uncoupling protein 1-like isoform X2 encodes the protein MADHRTKTEISFAGRFASSAIAACFAELCTIPLDTAKVRLQLQKKAATDAMAMPKYRGMLGTVATIAREEGMTALWKGIVPGLHRQCLFGGLRIGLYEPVKSFYVGENFVGDIPLSKKILAGLTTGALAITVANPTDLVKVRLQAEGKLPPGVPRRYSGALNAYSTVVRQEGLGALWTGIGPNVARNAIINAAELASYDQVKQTILKIPGFTDNVFTHLLSGLGAGFFAVCIGSPVDVVKSRMMGDSAYKSTLDCFVKTMKNEGPLAFYKGFLPNFGRLGSWNVIMFLTLEQK